One genomic segment of Intestinimonas butyriciproducens includes these proteins:
- a CDS encoding 4Fe-4S cluster-binding domain-containing protein: MVCNLCPRRCGAVRTETHGAGRCRMPAAPVLARAALHRWEEPPISGTRGSGTVFFSGCPLDCVFCQNDSISHQDFGRAVTLERLREICLDLAAQGAHNINFVNPTHFAHVVARLLDDPLPVPVVWNSGGYERVETLRSLEGKVDVYLPDLKYLTPALAGRYSGAEDYPRYAAAAILEMVRQTGPCVLEDGLLKRGTVIRHLILPGRLHEAKAVMDWVARHFPPDTVLFSLMSQYVPLGRAAAFPEIDRRLRPSEARSALAYLENLGLTGFCQETASADAEFIPPFDLTGVDPI; the protein is encoded by the coding sequence ATGGTCTGCAATCTCTGTCCCCGCCGCTGCGGCGCCGTGCGCACCGAGACCCACGGCGCGGGCCGGTGCCGGATGCCCGCAGCGCCGGTGCTGGCCCGGGCCGCCCTCCACCGGTGGGAAGAGCCCCCCATCTCAGGGACCCGGGGCTCCGGCACGGTGTTCTTCTCCGGCTGCCCGCTGGACTGCGTGTTTTGCCAGAACGACTCCATCAGCCACCAGGACTTCGGCCGGGCCGTCACGCTGGAGCGGCTGCGGGAGATCTGCCTGGACCTGGCCGCCCAGGGGGCGCACAACATCAATTTCGTCAACCCCACCCACTTCGCCCATGTGGTGGCCCGGCTCCTGGACGATCCCCTGCCCGTTCCGGTGGTATGGAACTCCGGCGGCTACGAACGGGTGGAGACCCTGCGGAGCCTGGAGGGGAAGGTGGACGTCTACCTCCCCGACCTCAAGTACCTCACCCCGGCCCTGGCCGGACGGTACTCCGGCGCGGAGGACTATCCGCGGTACGCCGCTGCCGCCATCCTGGAGATGGTCCGGCAGACCGGGCCCTGCGTCCTGGAGGACGGGCTGCTCAAGCGCGGGACGGTGATCCGGCACCTGATCCTCCCCGGCCGGCTCCATGAGGCCAAGGCCGTCATGGACTGGGTGGCCCGACACTTCCCTCCGGACACGGTGCTCTTCTCCCTCATGAGCCAGTATGTGCCCCTGGGGCGGGCGGCGGCGTTCCCGGAGATCGACCGGCGGCTGCGCCCCTCCGAGGCCAGAAGCGCCCTGGCGTATCTGGAAAACCTGGGACTGACGGGCTTCTGCCAGGAGACGGCCTCCGCCGACGCCGAATTCATCCCCCCTTTCGACCTGACGGGCGTGGACCCCATTTGA
- a CDS encoding helix-turn-helix domain-containing protein: MVFNERIKQLRIEKKLTQAQVAAACGMTVRSYQRLEADAKPHYTGLLHLATFFEVSVDWLMGRTENRKVQP, from the coding sequence ATGGTTTTTAATGAGAGGATCAAGCAGCTTCGGATAGAAAAAAAGTTAACACAGGCCCAAGTGGCGGCAGCGTGTGGTATGACGGTTCGCTCTTATCAGCGGCTGGAGGCCGATGCGAAACCGCACTATACCGGCCTTCTGCATCTCGCCACCTTCTTCGAGGTCTCCGTGGACTGGCTGATGGGCCGCACGGAGAACCGGAAGGTACAGCCGTAA